The Pseudomonas cucumis sequence TGGGGTTGACCGGTCAGTCGCAGCTACTGGCACATAGCCCAGCTACCCTTGAATTCATCCGTCTGCGCAACACTTACCTCGACCCGCTGCATCTATTGCAAGCCGAACTGTTGGCACGTTCGCGGCAACAGGATGTGGCCCAAGGCAGCCCGGTAGAACAGGCGTTACTGGTGTCTGTGGCGGGGATTGCCGCCGGTTTGCGAAATACCGGCTAAGGTTTTTGTCGTGGGGGACAGGCACCCGGCGCGAGCGTCGAGTGCCTGCTGGCGAGCGGTCGAAAAGGTCTGTCACGCGACAGTTAATGATGGGGTTGCGACTTGGATCACCCCTTCGCAGGGTCTCATCAGGCGCGGGTTTCTCCGACTTTCGGCGGCTTGTGTGGGCCGGGCCTGCTGTGTATCTTGATCAGCCTTTGGCCGTTTGGGCGGTCACGACCCTATTTTTGAGATTGGCCCCACGAGGCGAATCCTTTGTTATTTAAATAAAAAATTGAGGAGCACATCGATGCGCGTCATTCTGCTGGGAGCTCCCGGGGCCGGTAAAGGTACTCAGGCTAAGTTCATCACCGAGAAATTCGGCATTCCGCAAATCTCTACCGGCGACATGCTGCGTGCTGCTGTAAAGGCCGGTACCGAGCTGGGTGTTAAAGCCAAAGGCATCATGGATGCCGGTGGTCTGGTCTCCGACGATTTGATTATCGCCTTGGTCAAGGACCGTATCGCGCAGCCTGACTGTGCCAACGGTTTCCTGTTCGACGGTTTCCCGCGCACCATTCCGCAAGCTGAAGCGCTGGTAGAAGCTGGCGTGGAACTGGACAACGTGGTCGAAATCGCCGTCGATGACGAAGAAATCGTTCAGCGTATCGCCGGTCGTCGCGTTCACGAGGCCAGCGGCCGCGTGTACCACACCGTCTACAACCCGCCAAAAATCGCCGGCAAAGACGACATCACCGGTGAAGAGCTGGTGCAGCGCAAGGACGACACCGAAGAAACCGTGCGTCATCGCCTGTCGGTCTACCACTCCCAGACCAAACCGCTGGTGGAGTTCTACCAGGGTCTGGCCTCAGCGCAGGGCAAGCCGAAATACAGCCATATTCCGGGTGTTGGCTCGGTTGAAGTGATCACTGGCAAGGTGCTTGAAGCACTGAGCTGAAAAGTCTGATCGGCTTCATCTTCTACGGCCCGCTTGCGGGCCGTAGTTGTTTATACTGGCGCACTTTTTCTGACCTCTCTTACGGAAACATCGATGAGCACCTTGCTGGCCCTGGACACCGCGACTGAAGCTTGCTCCGTTGCCTTGCTGCATGACGGCAAAGTTACGAGTCATTACGAGGTGATCCCGCGCCTGCATGCGCAGAAGCTGCTGCCGATGATCCAGCAACTGCTGGCCGACGCCGGGACCACGCTGCAAGCGGTCGATGCCATTGCGTTCGGCCGTGGGCCGGGTGCGTTCACCGGTGTGCGAATCGCCATCGGCGTGGTGCAAGGTCTGGCGTTTGCGCTGGATCGTCCGGTGTTGCCGGTTTCCAATCTCGCCGTACTCGCCCAGCGGGCTTATCGCGAACATGGCGTCAGCCAGGTCGCGGCGGCCATCGATGCGCGCATGGATGAGGTGTATTGGGGTTGCTACCGCGAAACGGCGGGGGAGATGCGGTTGGTGGGCAACGAAGCGGTATTGCCACCGGAAGCCGCCGCATTGCCGGCCGATGCCAGCGGCGAGTGGTTCGGCGCTGGCACCGGTTGGGGGTATGCCGAACGCATTGCGGTCAACCTGAGCGGGCAGGACGCAGGTATGCTGCCCCACGCCGAAGACCTGCTGACCCTGGCACGCTTTGCCTGGGAACGCGGTGAAGCGATCGTGGCCGATGAGGCGCAGCCGGTGTATCTGCGCGATAAAGTCGCGACCCCCAAAGCGCGTTAAATTTCCCGGACCGAGCGGGTCCAATCGCGCAAGCCCGCTCCCACAGGGTTAGCGGAGATCCTGTGAGGGCAGGCTTGCCCGCGATGGCAGTCTGACAGCCAGCGCAAATCGTCATTTTCTCTCCTGCGCTTTTAAACCTTTTGTCTTTTATGTGTTCTAGTTATCACTCGGCAGTTTGCGAAGTGGGCTATGCGCCACTAAACTGCCATCACTGATACCGGACATGTACTCATGCGTATAGACGGCGTTTCCTCCCAGTCCTACCCCATCAAGCGCAAGCCCCGCAAAGGCCCTGTGGTGGAGGATGACTCCGTCGATATCGACGGCGAGCTGGAATTCCCAACCGAAGAGCA is a genomic window containing:
- the tsaB gene encoding tRNA (adenosine(37)-N6)-threonylcarbamoyltransferase complex dimerization subunit type 1 TsaB, which produces MSTLLALDTATEACSVALLHDGKVTSHYEVIPRLHAQKLLPMIQQLLADAGTTLQAVDAIAFGRGPGAFTGVRIAIGVVQGLAFALDRPVLPVSNLAVLAQRAYREHGVSQVAAAIDARMDEVYWGCYRETAGEMRLVGNEAVLPPEAAALPADASGEWFGAGTGWGYAERIAVNLSGQDAGMLPHAEDLLTLARFAWERGEAIVADEAQPVYLRDKVATPKAR
- the adk gene encoding adenylate kinase — its product is MRVILLGAPGAGKGTQAKFITEKFGIPQISTGDMLRAAVKAGTELGVKAKGIMDAGGLVSDDLIIALVKDRIAQPDCANGFLFDGFPRTIPQAEALVEAGVELDNVVEIAVDDEEIVQRIAGRRVHEASGRVYHTVYNPPKIAGKDDITGEELVQRKDDTEETVRHRLSVYHSQTKPLVEFYQGLASAQGKPKYSHIPGVGSVEVITGKVLEALS